The sequence CACCGTCTTCACGCGGTACAGCGTGACCGGTGAGGACCAGTCGATGACGGTGTCCGTCAACGGCAAGGAGTTCGGCAGCAAGATCCGGTTCAAGAACTGGCGGAGCGCGGCCGACGGCGACTTCGCCAAGGGCTGGACGAGTTCCTACGTGTGGCCCAGCCTGAGCAAGGGCCGCAACACCATCTCGGTCTCCTGCCAGCCCGGCGACAAGTGCAACGTCCTGCTGGACCAGATGTGGATCAAGAAGGGCCGGGTCACCCGCTAGGTGTGCTGTCCGGACAGCACACCTAGGCCGCGCCGGCCACTCCCGTGATGCGGACCCGGCCGAGGAGTTCCGCGTACACGGCCCGGTCGAACTCGCCGGCCGCCGGGGCCCGTACCGTCGCCGCCGACAGGGCGGTCGCGCGGATCAGGCGGTCCGGCCACGGGATGCCTTCCGCCAGACCGGAGAGCAGGCCGGCCACCGCCGAGTCGCCGGCGCCGGTCGGATTGCCGGGGACGCGGGCCGGCGGGGCGGCGCGCCAGTGGCCCTCGGGGGTGACGGCGAGCAGGCCCTCCGCGCCGAGGGAGGCGACCACCGCGTGCGCGCCCCTGCGGCGGGCGTCCTGGGTGGCGCGCAACGGCTCGTGGGAGCCGGTGAGTTCGGCCAGTTCCTCGGCGTTCGGCTTGATGACGTCCGGCCGGGCGGCGACCCCGCGGCGCAGCGGCTCGCCGCTGGTGTCCAGCAGCACCGGCACGCCCGCGGACCGGGCCGCGCGGACCAGGCCCGCGTACGCGCCCACCGGCACCCCCGGCGGCAGGCTGCCGCACAGCGCCACGGCCGAGGCATCCGGCAGCAGCTCCTGGTACCGGCGGAGGAAGCCCGCCCACTCGGCCGGGGTGATCTGCGGGCCCGGCTCGTTCAGCTGGGTGGTGTCGCCGGTCAGCTCGTCCACCACCGCGACGGTGCGCCGGCTCGCCCCGGAGACCGCCACCAGCGCGTCCGCCGGGCCGCCGGGCACCTCGGCCAGCATCGACCGCAGGGCCTCGCCGGTGCCGCCGCCCGCGAAGCCGGTGACCGTGACCTCGTGGCCGAGGGCGGCCAGCACCCGGGCGACGTTCACGCCCTTGCCGCCCGGGCGTTCGGTGACCTCCGAGACGCGGTGCGAGGCGTGCGGCCGCAGCGACCGCACGCGGTAGGTGATGTCGAGAGCGGTGTTCAGCGTGACCGTGAGGATCACCCGGGCCGACCTCCCTCGAAGTCCGTGCGGTGTCTGCGGTTTCCGGGGCCTCGATCATGCCAAAGAGACGGCCACCGGCCCAGTGCGCGGGCAGGTCGTCGTCTCCTCGACAGGGTTACGGATCAGGGCAGTTGGGGCGCTACCACCCATTCGCCCCGCCGCATCACGCCCTTCAGCCGGAAGTCCGCGTCCAGCAGCACCAGGTCGGCGTCCTTGCCGGGCTCCAGCGAGCCGACCCGGTCGTCCAGGCCCAGCAGGCGCGCCGGGTTGGCCGACAGCGCGGCCACCACGTCCTCGACCGGCAGCCCGTCGACGGTCACCGCCCGCCGGAACGCCCGGTCCAGGGTGAGCGTGGAGCCCGCGATCGAGCCGCCCTCCACCAGCCGGGCCACGCCGTCGCTGACCTCGACCTCCAGCGGGCCGAGCAGATAGCGGCCGTCGCCGCTGCCGGCCGCGTCCATGGCGTCGGTGATGAACGCGACCCGGTCCGCGCCGGCGTGCCGGAACGCCAGTTCCAGCGCGGCCGGGTGCAGATGGACGCCGTCGTTGATCAGCTCGACGGTGACCCGCTCGTCCTCCAGCAGCGCGGCGATCGGGCCGGGCGCGCGGTGGTTCAGCGCGGGCATGGCGTTGAAGAGGTGGGTGGCGACCGTGGCGCCCGCGTCGATGGCCTCGGCCGTCTGCTCGTAGCTCGCGTCCGTGTGCCCGATCGCCGCGATCACGCCGTGCTCGGCGAGCAGCCGTACGGAGTCGATGCCGCCGGGCAGTTCGGTGGCGAGGGTGACCATCTTCGCGTGGCCGCGCCCGGCGTCGATCAGCTTGCGGACCTCGGCCGGGTCCGGGTCGCGCAGCAGCGCCTCGGAGTGCGCGCCCTTGCGGCACGGCGAGATGAACGGGCCCTCGAAGTGGATGCCCGCGATCTCGCCCTGCTCGGCCAGCTCGCCGAGCAGGGCGGCCTGGCGGACCAGCAGGTCCATCTCCTCGGTGACGGTGGAGGCGACGAGCGTGGTGGTGCCGTGCAGCCGGTGGGCGTGCACGGCCGTCAGGACGTCCTCGGCCGTGCCGGCGAAGGAGGCACCGCCGCCGCCGTGGTTGTGCAGGTCCACGAAGCCGGGGACCAGCCAGTGGCCGGTGACGTCGACGACCTCGGCGCCGGCCGGCGCGGTGGCGGCGATGCGGGTGCCGTCGACCGCCAGCCGGCCGTTCTCCACGGTCCCGGTGGGCAGCACCACGCGCGCGCCGGTGAGCACCTGTGGCGTCGTCGTGGCGGAGCGCGCAGTTCCCCGCGTCCCTCTCGGGGCGCCGTCCGGGGCCGGAGTTTCCCGCTCGGTTGCCATCAGGTGCTTACCTCCGGAGTCGTAGGAGTGGTCGTCAGCAGGTCGCGGGCCAGCAGCCCCGCGCCCAGGCAGCCGGCGCTGTCGCCGAGGGCGGCGGGGACGAGGGCGGGCGCCTTCTGGAAGGTGATCCGTCGCCGGACGGCGTCCCGCAGCGGTCGGAACAACACTTCCCCCGCCTCGGCGAGCCCGCCACCGATGATCAGCGTGCGCGGGTCCAGCAGGGTGACGGCGGTGAGCAGGCCGTCGGCGAGCGCGTCCACCGCCTCCTGCCAGACCCGGACGGCGTTCGGGTCACCGGACGCGACGGCCCGGGCGCAGTCCGCCGCGTCCGCGTCCGGGTTGCCGCAGGCCGCGGCCCAGGCCGCGCTGACGGCGGCGGCGGAGGCGTACCGCTCCAGACAGCCGCGCTGTCCGCAGGGGCAGTCGGTGCCGCAGGGCCGTACGACGATGTGGCCGATCTCGCCCGCGAAGCCGTGCGCGCCGGACT comes from Streptomyces sp. SCL15-4 and encodes:
- a CDS encoding 1-phosphofructokinase family hexose kinase, whose product is MILTVTLNTALDITYRVRSLRPHASHRVSEVTERPGGKGVNVARVLAALGHEVTVTGFAGGGTGEALRSMLAEVPGGPADALVAVSGASRRTVAVVDELTGDTTQLNEPGPQITPAEWAGFLRRYQELLPDASAVALCGSLPPGVPVGAYAGLVRAARSAGVPVLLDTSGEPLRRGVAARPDVIKPNAEELAELTGSHEPLRATQDARRRGAHAVVASLGAEGLLAVTPEGHWRAAPPARVPGNPTGAGDSAVAGLLSGLAEGIPWPDRLIRATALSAATVRAPAAGEFDRAVYAELLGRVRITGVAGAA
- the nagA gene encoding N-acetylglucosamine-6-phosphate deacetylase, whose translation is MLTGARVVLPTGTVENGRLAVDGTRIAATAPAGAEVVDVTGHWLVPGFVDLHNHGGGGASFAGTAEDVLTAVHAHRLHGTTTLVASTVTEEMDLLVRQAALLGELAEQGEIAGIHFEGPFISPCRKGAHSEALLRDPDPAEVRKLIDAGRGHAKMVTLATELPGGIDSVRLLAEHGVIAAIGHTDASYEQTAEAIDAGATVATHLFNAMPALNHRAPGPIAALLEDERVTVELINDGVHLHPAALELAFRHAGADRVAFITDAMDAAGSGDGRYLLGPLEVEVSDGVARLVEGGSIAGSTLTLDRAFRRAVTVDGLPVEDVVAALSANPARLLGLDDRVGSLEPGKDADLVLLDADFRLKGVMRRGEWVVAPQLP
- a CDS encoding ROK family protein produces the protein MRHVIALDVGGTGMKAALVGADGTLLHRDRRSTGRDRGPEAVVAGILDFAADLRAHGAEQYGEPAGAAGIAVPGIVDEADGTAVYSANLGWRDVPLRSLLADRLAMPVALGHDVRTGGLAEGRIGAGRGTDRFLFLALGTGIAGAIGIGGRVESGAHGFAGEIGHIVVRPCGTDCPCGQRGCLERYASAAAVSAAWAAACGNPDADAADCARAVASGDPNAVRVWQEAVDALADGLLTAVTLLDPRTLIIGGGLAEAGEVLFRPLRDAVRRRITFQKAPALVPAALGDSAGCLGAGLLARDLLTTTPTTPEVST